A region from the Bradyrhizobium erythrophlei genome encodes:
- the hisA gene encoding 1-(5-phosphoribosyl)-5-[(5-phosphoribosylamino)methylideneamino]imidazole-4-carboxamide isomerase, whose amino-acid sequence MEAVILFPAIDLKNGQCVRLEQGDMARATVFNLDPAGQAKAFAAQGFEYLHVVDLDGAFAGKPMNALAVEAMLKAVTMPVQLGGGIRDLKTVEAWLDKGVARVIIGTAAVRDPDLVKSAAKKFPGRVAVGLDARDGKVAVEGWAETSQVTALEIAQRFEDAGVAAIIFTDIARDGLLKGLNLDATIALAERISIPVIASGGFASIEDMKALLQPRAKKLAGAIAGRALYEGRLDPAAALALIRNARAAA is encoded by the coding sequence ATGGAAGCCGTGATTCTTTTTCCCGCGATCGACCTGAAAAACGGCCAATGCGTGCGCCTGGAGCAGGGCGACATGGCGCGCGCGACCGTGTTCAACCTCGATCCGGCGGGGCAGGCGAAAGCGTTCGCCGCGCAGGGATTCGAATATCTCCATGTGGTCGATCTCGACGGCGCCTTTGCCGGCAAGCCGATGAACGCGCTGGCGGTGGAGGCCATGCTCAAGGCGGTCACCATGCCGGTGCAGCTCGGCGGCGGTATCCGCGATCTGAAAACCGTCGAGGCCTGGCTCGACAAAGGCGTCGCGCGGGTGATCATCGGCACCGCGGCAGTGCGCGATCCTGACCTGGTGAAGAGCGCGGCGAAGAAATTCCCCGGCCGCGTTGCGGTCGGTCTCGACGCGCGCGACGGCAAGGTCGCGGTCGAGGGCTGGGCGGAAACTTCGCAGGTCACCGCGCTGGAAATCGCGCAACGGTTCGAGGATGCCGGCGTTGCCGCCATCATCTTCACCGACATTGCCCGCGACGGCCTGCTGAAGGGTCTTAATCTGGACGCTACGATCGCTCTCGCCGAGCGCATCTCGATCCCCGTCATCGCCTCCGGCGGTTTTGCTTCCATCGAGGATATGAAGGCGCTGCTCCAGCCGCGCGCGAAAAAACTGGCCGGCGCGATCGCGGGCCGCGCGCTTTATGAGGGCCGCCTTGATCCCGCAGCTGCGTTGGCGCTGATCCGCAACGCGCGCGCGGCCGCTTAG
- a CDS encoding DUF2628 domain-containing protein, with amino-acid sequence MPVYTVHAPISNSVGLAATDRFAFVRDGFHFWAAILGVVWLAWHRLWLALLGWIVLMAALDFGMVELGVGGGAVLLVDILLALLLGFEAATLERWTLSRRNWHQLDIVVADDEEAAERRFFDRWTARQRGLSNDQLAVDRGGPPPTRDIPGQPFSKPPALPHSDIIGLFPDPGAQR; translated from the coding sequence ATGCCGGTCTATACAGTTCACGCCCCCATTTCGAACAGCGTCGGTCTTGCGGCGACCGACCGCTTTGCCTTCGTTCGCGATGGCTTCCATTTCTGGGCGGCGATTCTAGGCGTGGTATGGCTTGCCTGGCACCGGCTGTGGCTGGCGTTGCTCGGCTGGATTGTCCTGATGGCCGCCCTTGATTTCGGCATGGTGGAACTCGGCGTCGGTGGCGGGGCGGTTCTGCTCGTGGATATCCTGCTCGCGCTGTTGCTGGGATTCGAAGCGGCGACGCTCGAGCGCTGGACCTTGTCGCGGCGCAACTGGCACCAGCTCGACATCGTGGTGGCCGACGACGAGGAAGCCGCCGAACGGCGCTTTTTCGATCGCTGGACCGCGAGGCAACGCGGGCTCAGCAACGACCAGCTCGCGGTCGATCGCGGCGGCCCGCCGCCGACCCGGGATATTCCGGGCCAGCCGTTTTCGAAGCCGCCGGCACTGCCGCATAGCGACATCATCGGATTGTTTCCGGACCCGGGAGCGCAGCGGTGA
- the hisF gene encoding imidazole glycerol phosphate synthase subunit HisF, with the protein MFKVRVIPCLDVKDGRVVKGVNFVDLRDAGDPVEAAIAYDAAGADELCFLDITATHENRGTMLDVVRRTAEACFMPLTVGGGVRTIDDIKTLLRAGADKVSINSAAVSRREFVKEGAEKFGEQCIVVAIDAKRVKRGGGGDRWEIFTHGGRNSTGIDAIEYAQEVVSLGAGEILLTSMDRDGTRQGFDIPLTSAIADSVPVPVIASGGVGNLDHLVDGIREGHATAVLAASIFHFGEFTIREAKDHMVRAGLPMRLDP; encoded by the coding sequence ATGTTCAAAGTGCGCGTGATCCCCTGTCTGGACGTCAAGGACGGGCGCGTCGTCAAGGGCGTCAATTTCGTCGATCTGCGCGACGCCGGCGATCCCGTCGAAGCGGCGATCGCCTATGACGCGGCCGGTGCCGACGAGCTGTGCTTTCTCGACATCACGGCCACCCATGAAAATCGCGGCACCATGCTGGACGTGGTCCGGCGCACCGCGGAAGCCTGCTTCATGCCGCTGACGGTCGGCGGTGGTGTGCGCACCATCGACGACATCAAGACCCTGCTCCGCGCCGGCGCCGACAAGGTGTCGATCAACAGCGCCGCCGTCAGCCGCCGCGAATTCGTCAAGGAAGGCGCCGAGAAATTCGGCGAGCAGTGCATCGTGGTGGCGATCGACGCCAAGCGCGTCAAGCGCGGCGGCGGCGGCGACCGCTGGGAGATCTTCACCCATGGCGGCCGCAATTCCACGGGGATCGACGCCATCGAATACGCCCAGGAAGTGGTCTCGCTCGGCGCCGGCGAGATCCTGTTGACCTCGATGGACCGCGACGGCACCCGCCAGGGTTTTGACATCCCGCTCACCAGCGCGATCGCGGACAGCGTACCGGTACCGGTCATCGCGTCGGGCGGGGTCGGTAATCTCGATCACCTGGTCGACGGCATCCGCGAGGGGCATGCGACCGCGGTGCTCGCGGCGTCGATCTTCCATTTCGGGGAATTTACCATACGTGAAGCCAAGGACCACATGGTGCGGGCCGGGTTGCCGATGCGGCTCGATCCCTGA
- the hslU gene encoding ATP-dependent protease ATPase subunit HslU, which produces MTDFSPREIVSELDRYIVGQTDAKRAVSIALRNRWRRLQLTGQLREEVLPKNILMIGPTGVGKTEIARRLAKLAGAPFIKVEATKFTEVGYVGRDVEQIIRDLIEVAIVQVRERKRKDVQARAQLAAEERVLDALVGANSSAATRDSFRKKLRAGELNDKEIEIETQSSGGMPMFEIPGMPGAQLGAISIGDIFGKMGGRTKTRRLTVEGSHELLVNEESDKLLDNDQLVQEAINVVENNGIVFLDEIDKICVREGRSGGGDVSREGVQRDLLPLIEGTTVSTKHGAVKTDHILFIASGAFHIAKPSDLLPELQGRLPIRVELSALTRDDLRRILTEPEVSLIKQYVALMRTEGVTLDITDDAIDALADVAVAVNSTVENIGARRLQTVMERVLDEISFAAPDRHGETIQIDADYVQKHVGDLAKNADLSRFIL; this is translated from the coding sequence ATGACCGACTTCTCTCCCCGTGAAATCGTTTCCGAACTCGACCGCTATATCGTCGGCCAGACCGACGCCAAGCGCGCGGTATCCATCGCTTTGCGCAACCGCTGGCGACGGCTGCAGCTGACCGGCCAGCTGCGCGAGGAGGTGCTGCCGAAAAATATCCTGATGATCGGGCCAACCGGCGTCGGCAAGACCGAGATCGCGCGGCGGCTCGCAAAGCTCGCCGGCGCGCCGTTCATCAAGGTCGAAGCCACGAAATTCACCGAGGTTGGTTATGTCGGCCGCGACGTCGAGCAGATCATCCGCGACCTGATCGAGGTCGCGATCGTTCAAGTACGCGAGCGCAAGCGCAAGGACGTGCAGGCGAGAGCCCAGCTTGCCGCCGAGGAACGCGTGCTCGACGCGCTGGTCGGCGCCAATTCCAGCGCCGCGACGCGCGATTCGTTCCGCAAGAAACTGCGTGCCGGCGAGCTCAACGACAAGGAAATCGAGATCGAGACGCAATCCTCCGGCGGCATGCCGATGTTCGAGATTCCCGGCATGCCCGGCGCGCAGCTGGGCGCGATCTCGATCGGCGACATCTTCGGCAAGATGGGCGGCCGGACCAAGACCCGCCGCCTCACCGTCGAGGGCTCCCACGAGCTGCTCGTCAACGAAGAATCGGACAAGCTGCTGGACAACGATCAGCTGGTGCAGGAAGCGATCAACGTGGTCGAGAACAACGGCATCGTGTTCCTCGACGAGATCGACAAGATCTGCGTGCGCGAGGGCCGCAGCGGCGGCGGCGATGTCTCGCGCGAGGGCGTGCAGCGCGACCTGCTGCCGCTGATCGAGGGCACCACGGTGTCGACCAAGCACGGCGCGGTCAAGACCGACCACATCCTGTTCATCGCCTCGGGCGCGTTCCACATCGCAAAGCCGTCGGATCTGTTGCCGGAATTGCAGGGCCGGCTGCCGATCCGGGTCGAGCTGTCGGCGCTGACCCGCGACGACCTGCGGCGCATCCTGACCGAGCCCGAGGTTTCCCTGATCAAGCAATATGTCGCGCTGATGCGAACCGAAGGCGTCACGCTTGATATCACCGACGACGCCATCGACGCGCTTGCCGACGTGGCGGTCGCCGTCAATTCGACCGTGGAAAATATCGGCGCGCGGCGATTGCAGACCGTGATGGAGCGGGTGCTGGACGAGATTTCCTTCGCCGCCCCCGACCGCCACGGCGAGACCATCCAGATCGATGCGGACTATGTGCAGAAGCATGTCGGCGATCTCGCCAAGAACGCCGATCTGAGCCGGTTTATTTTGTAG
- the mltA gene encoding murein transglycosylase A, with product MFGHSLGTRLHAIRTGSWSAREALTNARGIGRYAAAFCVIALVLSLAPFAAIAARKLHPAHTAASAPRHLPYPALEWPLQINGSQYVPVAWADIAGWNDDDHLQAFKAFRISCKPISAQQDPLVDSKTEAKALGGSLRDPCRAARAIELSDGARARAFFEGHFLPLRISRLGEDAGFVTGYYEPILDGSRTQTDIYTVPVYRRPSNLFVRGFKQDAPSLPNKGEVFRKIGRRKLVPYYDRAEIEDGAIAGRGLEICWLKSQTDLLFAQIQGSARIRLEDGSTLRINYDAHNGYPYTAVGRILIDRGIIPKDQMSMQKIREWMEQNPDGANELRRQNRSYVFFRQVPLSDRDEAVGAQGVPLTPGRSIAVDKALHVYGTPFFIEGELPIESEQSKTPFRRLMIAQDTGSAITGPARADLYFGAGADAGKVSGRLKNNMRFVILVPKSLDPAARGRKMPLPDARPSAKIAKLFPQVDPLKDQKSGTKPADASAALGAKDVAKTAEPGKNPVAAPVQPTTAVAQASTIVPLPEARPNIAPAREVRRHRYHHYRRGR from the coding sequence ATGTTTGGACATTCGCTCGGGACACGACTTCACGCGATCCGAACTGGAAGCTGGTCGGCACGGGAAGCGCTCACTAACGCGCGTGGCATCGGAAGATACGCCGCCGCGTTTTGTGTCATCGCGCTCGTGCTGTCGCTGGCCCCGTTTGCGGCGATCGCCGCGCGCAAGCTGCATCCCGCGCACACCGCAGCGAGTGCGCCTCGGCATCTGCCCTATCCCGCGCTCGAATGGCCGCTTCAGATCAACGGCAGCCAATATGTTCCGGTGGCCTGGGCGGACATCGCCGGCTGGAACGATGACGACCATCTACAGGCCTTCAAGGCGTTTCGCATAAGCTGCAAGCCGATTTCCGCGCAGCAGGATCCCTTGGTCGATTCCAAGACTGAGGCCAAGGCGCTCGGCGGCTCTCTCCGCGATCCCTGCCGCGCCGCGAGAGCCATCGAACTTTCCGACGGCGCCAGGGCCAGGGCATTTTTTGAAGGGCATTTTCTGCCCTTGCGCATCTCGCGGCTCGGGGAAGATGCCGGCTTCGTCACTGGCTATTACGAGCCGATCCTCGACGGCTCCCGCACCCAGACCGACATCTACACTGTGCCGGTCTATCGCCGTCCTTCCAATCTGTTCGTCCGTGGCTTCAAGCAGGACGCGCCTAGCCTGCCCAACAAGGGCGAGGTGTTCCGCAAGATCGGCCGCCGCAAGCTCGTGCCTTATTATGATCGCGCCGAGATCGAGGACGGCGCGATTGCCGGCCGGGGTCTGGAGATCTGCTGGCTGAAAAGCCAGACCGATCTGTTGTTCGCGCAGATCCAGGGCTCGGCACGGATCCGCCTCGAGGATGGCTCGACGCTGCGCATCAATTATGACGCGCATAATGGTTATCCCTATACGGCGGTTGGCCGTATCCTGATCGACCGTGGCATCATTCCGAAAGACCAGATGTCGATGCAGAAGATCCGCGAATGGATGGAGCAGAACCCCGACGGCGCCAACGAATTGCGCCGGCAAAACCGCTCCTACGTGTTCTTTCGCCAGGTGCCGCTCTCCGATAGGGATGAAGCCGTCGGCGCGCAGGGCGTTCCGCTGACGCCGGGCCGCTCGATCGCGGTCGACAAGGCGCTGCATGTCTACGGCACGCCGTTTTTCATCGAAGGCGAACTGCCGATCGAATCGGAGCAGTCGAAGACGCCGTTCCGCCGGCTGATGATCGCGCAGGATACGGGATCTGCGATCACGGGGCCGGCGCGCGCCGACCTTTATTTCGGCGCGGGCGCGGATGCAGGAAAGGTGTCCGGCCGGCTGAAGAACAACATGCGCTTTGTGATTCTGGTGCCGAAGAGTCTCGATCCGGCGGCGCGAGGCCGCAAGATGCCGCTGCCCGACGCGCGGCCGTCGGCAAAAATTGCAAAGCTGTTTCCGCAGGTCGATCCTTTGAAGGATCAGAAGAGCGGCACGAAGCCGGCGGACGCCTCAGCGGCCCTGGGCGCAAAAGATGTGGCGAAGACCGCCGAGCCCGGCAAAAATCCGGTGGCCGCGCCGGTCCAGCCGACAACCGCCGTAGCGCAGGCATCGACAATTGTGCCGCTGCCGGAAGCCCGGCCGAATATCGCCCCGGCCCGCGAGGTGCGTCGCCATCGCTACCATCATTATCGCCGCGGCCGATGA
- a CDS encoding GNAT family N-acetyltransferase: MAPDYFFRPMVSADLPLVRRWLETPEVRRWWGQPEQQYALVSGDLDHPDMDQFIIALDEHPFAYIQCYALSAWNQGFGVQPPRTRGIDQFIGEPGMIGCGHGSGFIWQFTGALLDSGIPRVVTDPDPDNGRAVRAYAKAGFQSDRVVDTADGPVLLMVRNP; the protein is encoded by the coding sequence ATGGCGCCGGATTATTTCTTCCGCCCGATGGTTTCAGCCGATCTTCCGCTCGTGCGGCGCTGGCTCGAAACGCCGGAAGTAAGGCGCTGGTGGGGACAACCGGAGCAGCAATACGCGCTGGTGAGCGGCGATCTCGATCATCCCGATATGGATCAGTTCATTATCGCGCTTGACGAACATCCGTTCGCCTACATCCAGTGCTACGCGCTGAGCGCCTGGAATCAGGGTTTCGGCGTGCAACCACCAAGGACGCGCGGCATCGACCAATTCATCGGCGAGCCCGGCATGATCGGGTGCGGCCATGGCTCAGGCTTCATTTGGCAATTCACTGGCGCGCTGCTGGATTCGGGGATTCCGCGCGTCGTGACCGATCCCGACCCGGACAATGGCCGCGCGGTCCGGGCCTATGCCAAGGCCGGCTTCCAAAGCGACCGCGTTGTTGATACGGCTGACGGCCCTGTTTTGTTGATGGTCCGCAACCCATGA
- the coaA gene encoding type I pantothenate kinase: MDIRAPDQPYNPYRIFSRDQWARLRDDTPMTLEPGEFSRLRSMHDRLDLKEVEDIYLPLSRLLSIYVDATQRLFYAQRQFLGIQDRKMPYIIGVAGSVAVGKSTTARVLQALLARWSPRPKVEMVTTDGFLFPNAMLERQGLMQKKGFPESYDLPTLLSFLSDIKAGRGRVRAPVYSHLTYDIIPNEWIEVDRPDILIVEGVNVLQTGRLPRDGKAVPVVSDFFDFSVYIDAEESVLREWYIRRFLALRDTAFTDPRSYFHRYAPLSDEEATATALAIWERTNLANLEDNILPTRPRATLILKKGADHVVETVALRRL, from the coding sequence ATGGATATTCGGGCACCGGACCAACCATATAATCCCTACCGGATATTCTCCCGGGACCAGTGGGCGCGGCTGCGCGACGATACACCGATGACGCTCGAGCCGGGCGAATTCTCGCGCCTGCGTTCGATGCATGACCGTCTCGACTTGAAAGAGGTCGAGGACATCTACCTGCCGTTGTCGCGGCTTTTGTCGATCTATGTCGATGCCACGCAGCGGCTGTTTTACGCGCAGCGTCAATTCCTCGGCATTCAGGACCGCAAGATGCCCTACATCATCGGCGTCGCCGGATCGGTGGCGGTGGGCAAATCGACCACCGCGCGGGTGCTGCAGGCGCTGTTGGCGCGCTGGTCGCCGCGGCCCAAGGTCGAGATGGTGACGACCGACGGCTTTCTGTTTCCCAACGCCATGCTCGAGCGGCAGGGCCTGATGCAGAAGAAAGGCTTTCCGGAGAGCTACGACCTGCCGACACTGCTGTCGTTCCTCAGCGACATCAAGGCCGGGCGGGGGCGGGTGCGGGCGCCGGTCTACTCGCATTTGACCTACGACATCATCCCGAACGAATGGATCGAGGTCGACCGTCCGGATATCCTGATCGTTGAGGGCGTCAACGTCCTGCAGACCGGTCGGCTGCCGCGCGACGGCAAGGCGGTGCCGGTGGTGTCGGACTTCTTCGATTTCTCGGTTTATATCGATGCCGAGGAATCGGTGCTGCGCGAGTGGTATATCAGGCGCTTCCTGGCGCTGCGCGATACCGCGTTTACCGACCCGCGGTCGTATTTTCACCGCTATGCGCCGCTGTCGGATGAGGAAGCCACCGCCACCGCGCTGGCGATCTGGGAGCGCACCAACCTTGCCAATCTCGAGGACAACATCCTGCCGACCCGGCCGCGCGCGACGCTGATCCTGAAAAAGGGCGCCGATCACGTGGTTGAAACCGTGGCGCTGCGACGGCTTTAG
- the hslV gene encoding ATP-dependent protease subunit HslV: MQASQSQSPVWHGTTILTVRKGGTVVIGGDGQVSIGQTVIKSNAKKVRKLGKGDVIGGFAGATADAFTLFERLESKLEQYPGQLTRAAVELAKDWRTDRYLRRLEAMMIVADKDVSLVLTGTGDVLEPEAGVMAIGSGGNYALAAARALVDSDKDAETIVRRSLDIAADICVYTNRNVTIESLQSG; this comes from the coding sequence ATGCAGGCATCACAATCCCAGTCGCCGGTGTGGCACGGCACCACCATTTTGACGGTCCGCAAGGGCGGCACGGTGGTGATCGGCGGTGACGGGCAGGTCTCGATCGGCCAGACCGTCATCAAGTCCAACGCCAAAAAGGTCAGAAAACTCGGCAAAGGCGACGTGATCGGCGGTTTTGCCGGGGCGACTGCGGACGCCTTCACGCTGTTTGAACGGCTGGAGAGCAAGCTCGAGCAATATCCGGGGCAATTGACCCGCGCCGCGGTCGAACTCGCCAAGGACTGGCGCACCGACCGCTATCTGCGGCGGCTGGAAGCGATGATGATCGTCGCCGACAAGGATGTGTCCCTGGTCCTCACCGGCACCGGCGACGTGCTGGAACCGGAAGCCGGCGTGATGGCGATCGGGTCCGGCGGCAATTACGCGCTGGCGGCCGCCCGCGCGCTGGTCGATTCCGACAAGGACGCCGAGACCATCGTCCGCCGGTCGCTCGATATCGCTGCCGACATCTGCGTCTACACCAACCGTAACGTGACCATCGAGAGCCTGCAGAGCGGCTGA
- a CDS encoding Smr/MutS family protein: MKRSSTPIPELPTPPRRKRGLSEEERALWESVAKQIKPLRKKPRAARPELVEAAPVLKPVASPKPPTSAKILRAAKPEVPAAPPLAPLGRRERSQLSRGKKQIDARLDLHGMTQTRAHHALSGFLHRAHHDGLTFVLVITGKGKVGAESERGVLRRQVPHWLSLPEFRSLVVGFEEAHIGHGGEGALYVRIRRARL, translated from the coding sequence ATGAAGCGTTCCTCGACTCCCATCCCGGAATTGCCGACGCCGCCGCGCCGCAAGCGCGGCCTGAGCGAAGAAGAGCGCGCGTTGTGGGAGAGCGTTGCCAAACAGATAAAACCGCTGCGCAAGAAGCCGCGCGCCGCAAGGCCGGAGCTAGTCGAGGCAGCTCCTGTGCTGAAACCTGTTGCGTCGCCCAAGCCGCCCACTTCGGCCAAAATCCTGCGGGCGGCGAAACCGGAGGTGCCGGCTGCGCCGCCGCTGGCGCCGCTGGGGCGCCGCGAGCGTTCGCAATTGTCCCGTGGCAAGAAGCAGATCGACGCCCGGCTCGACCTGCACGGCATGACCCAGACCCGCGCCCACCACGCGCTGTCAGGCTTTTTGCATCGCGCCCATCACGACGGACTGACTTTTGTGCTCGTCATCACCGGCAAGGGTAAAGTGGGTGCTGAAAGCGAACGCGGGGTGCTGCGCCGCCAGGTGCCGCACTGGCTGAGCTTGCCCGAGTTTCGTTCGCTGGTGGTCGGTTTTGAAGAGGCGCATATCGGCCATGGCGGCGAGGGCGCGCTCTATGTGCGGATCCGCCGCGCGAGGTTGTAG
- the hisH gene encoding imidazole glycerol phosphate synthase subunit HisH → MSVAIIDYGSGNLHSAAKAFERAARSLENPQKIVVTRDPEFVYRADRIVLPGVGAFADCRRGLDALDGMIEAMTEAVRNKARPFFGICVGMQLMATHGKEHVVTDGFNWIAGDVEKISPREENLKIPHMGWNTLDLVREHPVLERLSLGPKGRHAYFVHSYHLNATNEADVLARADYGGPVTAIVGKDTAIGTQFHPEKSQRFGLALISNFLKWKP, encoded by the coding sequence GTGAGCGTGGCCATCATCGATTACGGCTCCGGCAATCTGCACTCGGCCGCGAAAGCGTTCGAGCGGGCGGCGCGGAGCTTGGAAAATCCGCAAAAAATCGTGGTGACCCGCGATCCCGAATTTGTCTATCGCGCCGATCGCATCGTGCTGCCCGGCGTCGGCGCCTTCGCCGATTGCCGACGCGGACTGGACGCGCTTGACGGCATGATCGAGGCGATGACCGAGGCCGTGCGCAACAAGGCGCGGCCGTTCTTCGGCATCTGCGTCGGCATGCAGCTGATGGCCACGCACGGTAAGGAACACGTCGTAACCGATGGCTTCAACTGGATCGCCGGCGACGTCGAAAAGATTTCGCCGCGCGAGGAGAATCTGAAGATTCCCCACATGGGTTGGAATACGCTCGATCTGGTCCGCGAGCATCCGGTTCTGGAGCGCTTATCCCTGGGGCCGAAGGGCCGCCACGCCTATTTCGTGCACTCCTACCACCTCAATGCCACCAATGAGGCGGACGTGCTGGCGCGCGCCGATTACGGCGGGCCGGTGACGGCGATCGTCGGCAAGGACACCGCGATCGGCACCCAGTTTCACCCGGAGAAGAGCCAGCGCTTTGGTCTGGCCTTGATCTCCAACTTTCTGAAATGGAAGCCGTGA
- a CDS encoding Tim44/TimA family putative adaptor protein — MDIYTIIFLALAVFIFLRLRNVLGQRTGGERPPYDRPARNVAQGPQDNNNVVPIPGAVIDQAPLAPTAEVTPPTDRWKGLTEPGTPLAQGLDAIAAQDSSFDPRHFISGARSAYEMIVLAFANGDRRALKDLLSSEVYDSFEAVIKDREKREQKTETRFVSIDKAELVGAESREKSAQLTVRFVSQMISVTRDKAGTIVDGNPDKVTDITDVWTFARDTTSRDPNWKLVGTGSAH, encoded by the coding sequence GTGGATATTTACACCATCATCTTCCTGGCGCTGGCGGTCTTCATCTTCCTGCGCTTGCGCAACGTCCTCGGACAGCGCACCGGAGGCGAGCGGCCGCCCTATGATCGCCCCGCACGCAACGTCGCGCAGGGTCCGCAGGACAATAACAATGTCGTCCCGATACCGGGCGCGGTGATCGACCAGGCGCCGCTGGCGCCCACGGCGGAGGTGACGCCGCCGACCGACCGCTGGAAAGGCCTGACTGAACCCGGCACGCCGCTGGCTCAGGGGCTGGACGCCATTGCCGCGCAGGATTCCTCGTTCGACCCCCGACATTTCATTTCAGGCGCGCGCAGCGCCTATGAGATGATCGTGCTGGCGTTCGCCAATGGCGACCGCCGCGCGTTGAAGGATCTGTTGTCGTCCGAGGTCTATGACAGTTTCGAAGCCGTGATCAAGGATCGCGAGAAGCGCGAGCAGAAGACTGAAACCCGCTTCGTGTCGATCGATAAAGCCGAATTGGTCGGGGCGGAGTCCCGCGAAAAGTCGGCACAACTGACGGTCCGCTTTGTGTCGCAGATGATCTCGGTCACCCGCGACAAGGCGGGCACGATTGTCGACGGCAATCCGGATAAGGTCACCGATATCACCGATGTTTGGACATTCGCTCGGGACACGACTTCACGCGATCCGAACTGGAAGCTGGTCGGCACGGGAAGCGCTCACTAA
- the hisB gene encoding imidazoleglycerol-phosphate dehydratase HisB, with protein sequence MRSATIKRKTKETDIEVTVNLDGTGASSIATGIGFFDHMLDLLARHSRIDLTVKAVGDLHIDHHHTTEDVGIALGQAVKQALGTMAGITRYAGVHMPMDETLSRVVIDISGRPVLVFKVEFPRDKVGTFDTELVREWFNAFAINAGVTLHVETLYGENSHHIAESCFKGLARALRAAVAIDPKAAGEVPSTKGQLGG encoded by the coding sequence ATGCGCAGCGCCACCATCAAGCGCAAGACCAAGGAGACCGACATCGAGGTGACCGTGAACCTCGACGGAACGGGTGCGTCCAGCATCGCGACCGGGATCGGTTTTTTCGATCATATGCTCGATCTGCTGGCCCGGCATTCCCGCATCGACCTCACCGTGAAGGCGGTGGGCGACCTCCATATCGACCACCACCACACCACCGAGGATGTCGGCATCGCGCTCGGTCAGGCGGTCAAGCAGGCGCTCGGCACCATGGCCGGCATCACCCGCTATGCGGGGGTCCACATGCCGATGGACGAGACGCTGTCGCGGGTCGTGATCGATATTTCCGGCCGGCCGGTGCTGGTGTTCAAGGTAGAGTTTCCGCGCGACAAGGTCGGCACCTTCGACACCGAGCTTGTGCGCGAATGGTTCAACGCCTTTGCGATCAACGCGGGCGTGACTTTGCACGTCGAGACCCTATATGGCGAGAACAGCCATCATATCGCCGAATCCTGTTTCAAGGGTCTGGCGCGGGCGCTGCGCGCCGCGGTTGCGATCGATCCCAAGGCCGCGGGCGAAGTGCCATCCACCAAGGGTCAGCTCGGCGGCTGA
- a CDS encoding phosphoribosyl-ATP diphosphatase, producing the protein MSRFTLHDLAATIDARAASGGEASYTRKLLDKGSEHCAKKLGEEAVETVIAAVENDRDHLIAESADLLFHLLVLLKSRGVKLEEVEAALGQRTNMSGLEEKASRKRD; encoded by the coding sequence ATGTCGCGTTTTACGCTCCACGACCTCGCCGCCACCATCGATGCCCGCGCGGCGTCGGGAGGAGAGGCGTCCTATACGCGCAAGCTGCTGGACAAAGGTTCGGAGCACTGTGCCAAGAAATTGGGCGAAGAGGCGGTGGAAACCGTGATCGCCGCCGTCGAGAACGATCGCGACCATTTGATTGCCGAAAGCGCGGACCTGCTGTTTCACCTGCTGGTGCTTCTGAAATCGCGTGGCGTGAAGCTTGAGGAAGTCGAGGCTGCCCTGGGGCAGCGCACCAACATGTCCGGACTGGAAGAAAAGGCGTCGCGCAAGCGCGACTAG